The following DNA comes from Seriola aureovittata isolate HTS-2021-v1 ecotype China chromosome 15, ASM2101889v1, whole genome shotgun sequence.
GTTTTTAGAGAACGTCACAGGAACGCCGGGGCCTTTGAACCAAACATCAGTTGTATAATTGAAGACAGCCTTTAGAAAACCTACTCCTTTCTCCCTTCTGTTTCACCATATGGTGCATAATTATAACTTCCTAACACACTACTTTCTCCGAGTCCTCAAACAACTCTGCTTGAACACACAGCTTGAAACATATTCACTCATGTGCTGACTCAGTAGACACAGGATGTAAAATGAAGTTAGATAATGAAGCGAGATGTaaagtgctgctttttttgtttttctcaccacaCACCCATTAGCCACAACCTTAGAGCAGCTAACTGGTTTTAATGTCGTGACTGATCAGTGTATAAAGACCAgatacataaagaaaaaaaaaagccattcgTCTCACTGCAGCTACCGGCCAACTCGCTGCAGGTCTCCCATGTGAAATCATGCGTGATTTTTCTTCGGTTCTGTAATCCTATACAACACGACAGAATAGCTCATTCTTTGGAACAATAGCTGAGTCACAAGCTCATGGTGTGCTGAGTCCAGATATGCAGCTACAGCCTCTGGGCCACAGCTGGACCAGAGAGTGGTGGCCCCTCAGTGCCACAAAGTCATTGATATTTCCCACATtcataaaataacaatatacatctcatgcttcttttttcttttgttctacaTTGGCCTGCACTTTTTGACCAGTTATTCTTCCTCAGTGAAGTCTTCATCTGGATGATGATAAGAGGATTTGACAGTGGAGATGTAATGTGATGTGAGCAAGCTGATCATTTAATGAGGATATTTTAGAGTGTCATTGAACTGTGGGaattatcttgtttgttttatatgcaTTCTGTGAGCTCCATGTGTTCatattgttgaaatgaaaattaaatagaaattagttattaaatattcatttgcATTATATAtaagttttacatttaaattgtttaattcCTACTTTTCCATCACCGTAACTtgaacatcttttttttatgataagagcaaatgtataaaacagacaacagatgCAAGATAGAGGTATTTGTGTAACACGCCATAGAATTTTAGCTCCTATACTTGTGCACCGTACACTTTGAGATGTGACATCCTCCAGAGAATGACTTCATCTGACAATCTGCTTTATGGAAGTTTTGGATCCTCTCGCTCGATGTTAAACTCCCACACAGCTGCAGTCCTCGTCCCTTCCCTcaagagaaaagacagactgAGATGGAAAAGACTCCTCTTCCACAGTTTCCAGGTCCCACGTCCGTCAAGGTGAGAGAGGCatgaagaagagacagactcaagagaggagggaaagagagttTTTAGTTGCAGTGTATTCACAATTGTGCCAACTGCCTGTCAACACTATGTGAAGGAtttgcctctccctctcccgcTGGACGTAACCTACATGTTTTGTCAGTCCCTGTTTCACTGGCACATCCTAATGTCTCATTTAACtcatctcccctctccctctctcactctccacagtgtgtgcttgtttgcTTCACTCATAGCTCATCCTGGACTGGAAAAAAAACGTGACCAGAGCCCGTGGCAAAGCAACACAATGACTGCATCTGGAGGTCTCTCCGTattctgtaaacaaaacaacatggttCTTATTGTGAAAGGATTTTTTTATGGTGAGTGATCTATCACACCTCAGCTTTTATGGATTTGAAATGCTCCAGCAGCTTAGGCTAAAAAGTCTGCCGCATGTCAGGAATTTGGActcatctgattttttttcttttcactccaTGTTTGCTTCTCATTAATAATCTATGATATtgagaattttgttttttttttcctttataaagtttttattcacAGGTGCTGTGACTCATCAGAAGCAAATGTTGGCAAGTAGAGAAGTGTACAGGACCACTTCTCAACCTCTCTAACCTACTAGTCCAGTAAAATGTCTGTAGGAGCAGCTATTAAATGGATAAATAGTGAGAGTGGGTTCCCAAGTGAGTATTGTAATAACACATTAGAGGCAGAGGAGTGAAAAAAAGCCAGCTAACAAACGTCATACTTCACTGTCACCTTATAAGTACACTGATTTCAAGGCAAGAGAATATTAAAACGACCTCTGCGTGACCTTTGTAAAAATTCACATTAGGCGTCCTTAGTGTCAGCCTCACTTACTGCATCCACAGCAGATCAGAGACGAGACTGCTGCAGACAAGGCAATTCCAACATGTTGAAAATACAAGAAGATGATATAGAAAACCTCCTAAAATGAGCACTGCACAAACGTGAACTCTCTATGCCCATACTGCTCCCCTGAGGTTTTGACTCTGGATGCACTTTTGAAAACCAAGAGCCGTTTATCCGTTTCAatcaaaatgctgtttacataGGTGTCTCGCTCCACAGTAAGCCATCAGCACAGGCCACTTGCCAACTGTGTAGCTCGCCAGAACGCACCTCGGATGAAGTGGATAATTGATAGCAGGTCCTAATTTGCGGACAAGATTATTCAAAATCCTTAAATCCCGCACCCTTCTCCACATGGCTGCAACACAGGAATTGAATTAAGGGTTTGTAGCGTATTCAGCTGTCGTTTTTGATTTGCCAGGAGAGGAGCATCAGTACGAGAATAGCTCCAACACACTGCCTTGATGTGAGAGCAGCTCTCTCAGATGTGCtcatttggcattttcaagGGGGCATCTTCAACACCACTAAGAAGTCAAAGTGTGTATCAGACAGGTCTTCAGCTCTCAGATAGCATCTTTTTTCTCTTGGCGATGAAGATGCAAATTGCAGTTAAGGAATGacactgagtgaaaacaaaagtaaGATGCACTGCACCGGCTTGTTCAATCATCTGAGAGCCTGTTCAGTATTTCCCATCACATGAGACAGAGCTTCACAGAACACTCTGAGTCATGATCGCCATTGCCATCATCATTATCTCACTTCTAATATGTACTAACAGATTTATGTGACTCATCTTATTGTTCAAGCTTTGAAGCTACAAGACTATCACATGGTCCAAATCCAGATATTACTGAATGCAGACGCTATATCTCTCAGGAATACTGCCATGCATTTTGGTCTCACATACTTTCATGTCTCTTTTTCCCCAATATGATTATGGTTATGTGCTTATTCATTCTAAGTTCCAGCCAGGCAAGGCTTTCActgctgagaaaataaaagatgaattaGGATATGTGTCAGTTCAACACCACAGCCTGAGTCTTTTGTAATGTCCTGGAAGGAAACCAGTCAGAACGAAAGCTGCACAGCAGAGATGTTGATGCCAAAGTGAAACaaatttttttcatcattcgttttgattttattgtatCATTTTATACATAGAAATAGCCTGTCACCAATCAGTTTGAGAATTGGTTAAGgatggttttttatttttatttttattttaatttttgcaaACGAATTAGGTTCCAACAAGTGGTGCTGCTAATcaaaactaattaaaaccaGCATTTTCTGGTCAATTAGTCACTTAGTAAAGCTAACTCTGGGATTTGAGTCAATGGAGAAACATTTATTATTGAGGcaaaatcaaatttaatcaACATGCTGCATTGCTGACAGCATCAGCAACACATGCAATCCTGTCCCTTGTGTACAGAAGAAAAGGCTTTAAAAGAAATAGcttacattttgaaatgtgactGACCCCAAGCATGCCCTGTCATGTGGAAGTTTAGCTCTTGAAAGAAAgggtatctgtgtgtgtgtgtgtgtgtgtgtgtgtgtgtgtgtgtgtgtgtgtgtgtgtgtgtgtgtgtgtgtgtgtgcatgtgcagcagGTGAGGACTGATCCTAACTGAGCCCCACCCAGAACCTTTCTGTCCACATAAAGGAAGTGCTTATACTACAgagatgttgatgttgaaaGAACTCTTTTTCAAGACAGACAAAAACCCGCTAACAGATGCTTAAACAGTTACAACACATTTATGTTACTCTTCTGTGAAATCCACATGTTTCAGTAGcattgtaaatgttttcagtgacGAGTTTCAAAAGTTactaaaagatttttttatgtttggtGCAGTTTTTGAGTAACATATAGGATAAATTTGACATATAAAAGGCTGTTAAAAGGGTATCCTTACTCTTATGTCATCTAAACCTGTAAACCTGATTCATTCTCTGCTGTCCAGACATTTACTACATGCCTGTATGAAAACATTCACAGATTATGTCTTCATCAACTGCTTTAAATTTCTGTTGCATAAATTACAGGCACAATCAGTTCTCACCTCTACGTTTGCAAGTGGAGACTTTAAATTCCTTCAAATCTACTTTTTCtttatgttgctgctgttactgcACAACTGTGGCATTCAGCCTAATGAATCTGCTATCCTGCTCTTCCCCCTACTGTACATTTGTGGGATTTCAGTCTACCAAGATGTATACATTAGCCTATGGCCTGAAGTCATTTGTAAATAGCTTTAATCAGTTGTTTTCATCTGCTTTCAAATGTGCCAAACTTGAAGAGATCCTTAAATAATTTCCTTTTGACTTTGTGTCACAAACTGAAACTATTCTTAGCCtacacactaaacacaaaataacacattgTGACAACAGCTATCAGTCACTGCTCGCTTGCCTTTGTTGCATGTTTAGGTTTAAGCATTAAGAGTTTAGTGataacagacaaacacagatcCACTTAAAGAAAGGGCCTCAAGATTGGGTAACAAAACCAGGAAGGCCACAAGTGCCCATAAGTGCAACTGATTCTCTATTATTAACTACTATCATGTGTTTTGTAGGCTATTGTTaacttatttgtttgttttttaattagcaaactgaactgaactgaattaatTACTATCATCAGTGAGTTattgaatgatgatgatgcttgAGTGAatgattatgaaaatgtttttttaataaagggACAACTGATTCAGATAAGCAGTTAGAAACAAATTTAGAATAAAATATCTGAGAATATTGTATAAATGTGCAAATTCTCCTTGACAAAGATGCCAACATACAGTTGCGGGGAAAAGTTTGGGCATTTATGGGAATATGTTTTGAGAtggaaataagtaaatacaataCGACCCCGGCAGCCATTAAAATTAGCCAGTAAAATGTCTatgcactgttgtttttttaatttatgatctttaaaaataggggaaaaaaataaattttagcAGAAATGCCGGCTTGCTAACACGTTGATTTAGGATGTTTCACCCACTCATTCTGCAGATCAGACACCAAAACTTTTGCATACAACTGTGTGTCATGAAGATAAAGTCAGATAAGCTATCTGCATTTATCAGGCAGATGTGGATCTATAGAACTAGCATCCGTTGGGTGGTAAAGTAAGCAACTACTGTGGCTCCGCCCACCGCCGCTCAAACCGGAAGTTTAGCTGTTGTTGTCACACTGGAAGAAAATGGCTGCAGCTCCGACTTTTTTTCAATGAAGACACtaatatttcaatttcatttcgTTTTCTCGCATCGGAGCCACAGTCGACCGCTATGCAATCTACAAGGCAAGTCCATCCTGTTCGTTGAGATTGACGTCGctttgttggtttgtgtctcAGACGGCGTAACATCGCTAGCGTAGCGGGTAACTCACAGCTTGCCCACTAGGAACGGGCTAGCATGCTAAGGTTAGCCATGTTAGCCTCAACGGTCAGGCATCAACGAGCTTGTTGCTATTCAGCCACTCTCTTGACTGCACTCTCAGTTATCAGAGTTCACTAACCCTAGCTACCCAGCTTTAGCGACGCAAAGACACATAGTGAGTGTATTTACTTCGCACACATATAAGCAAAGGATGAAACAATTTCGCTCGTCAGTCTTCTTAGCTGTTTTTATGTGGCATCTGATTGAGTGCCAGACAGGCTTTTTGGCATCAGCACTGACTTAACAACCCGCCCGCCACTCTTGAGTGTTTCTGTATctctgtttgtgtatctgtcaTCTGCGTTTGTTTGGCCGTGCTGCGTGAAACACGtctgctgtgttgctgtgcagGGTGTGAATGGTCACTATAGGAAGGTGACAGTGTGGGGCAGAAAGGACAGCATCGTCTACCGTCACTCGCCTTGCAGCTGGCGGTGGACCACAATGGTAAGTTTCATCTCTTTCAGGTCATCTGTCTCTGCATATccagtggacacacacattgATGTTTTCTACCAGATAAAATAGTCCACCACAACCCTTCACCAGGTCTTACACAGTTGGTCACTTATCTATTTGGGAATTCCCATTGTGACTGagctgatttttgtttttcacttatTCCCCTCAGCAACAAGTTTTGGAATATGCATTGGATCGAGCCGAGGTAAAAGCCACTATTTCAGGTTTATATGCTTGTTTACAGAGAAAAGGAATTGCATGTGCTCACATCTATCTCTGTGCACCATCTAAATGCACTGTCCATGTTAGTCATACACGATTCTGCCATCATTCATTAATGCAGTGTATTATCTGTCATTCAGTACATTGTTGAAAGTGCTCGACAACGACCAGCCAAAAGAAGAATTTCATCTGGCGGGAGGAAGAGTTTGTATCAGAAGCTCTATGAGCTGTACATAGAGGAATGTGAGAAAGAGCCAGAGTTAAAGGTTTGTATTATGCAACTTGACTCTCAGTTATGACTAGGTCATTATGGGTATGCATGAAAACCTTGTTTATTCCAATCTGTAGatgataaatggaaaaaaacatgatcgTGTTGATAGAGGTTTCTAAACATCCATGCACATGTTTTAGTTACATGAAAGAGTGTTAATGCAAGAAAAAGGAGGACTTACATATAAGTGATTGAACAATTTTGAACACTGTATTTTCTACAGTCTGTCTTTTCCTTACTCGTTGGTTCAGAACCGAGTTAACTCCTGTTTTGTTTACCATTTATTAACTGCAATAGGCAACTACGTGATCGAGAAGTAATGCAGTCAGATGTGGTAAACTTGGGATTTAATCAACCTACATTTGTAAATTCTATACATAAACAGTAACATTGTAAAATCCACACGTACTAAAGTCTTATAAGAAATCACCCCTGctttttgataataataaaataattagtaAATACCTGTAGTATGCCAGATTTTAAGAAGTGGCAGCGCTTGTCTGTTAAGTTTTCTTGTGAAAAGCCTATTAAACCACTATTTAAGAGCATTAACTCAAAGTAGAAGTGGGTGGAAAGCAGTAACATTTCTCTCTCATAGAGTTGGCATGGATATAACTGAGAGTTTTGTTACTAATATGGCAGATTGGTCTCTTATTTGTGTTTCAAAGAATTTGAGGAGAAATGTGAATCTACTGGAGAAGCTGGTGTCTCAGGAGTCTGTGTCATGTCTGGTGGTCAACCTGTACCCTGGGAATGAAGGCTATTCTCTAATGCTCAGGGGCAAAAATGGATCTGGTGAGAGAAGCCAGTTAAGCAATTACCCAAGTCcatccagttgttttttttttctccttttctttcagctctgtttaccACAATCATCTCATCTGCAACATTCATATCATGTTCCTCTCTAGATTCTGAAACAATCCGTCTGCCATATGAAGAGGGAGAGCTGCTGGAGTACCTAGATGCCGAGGAGTTGCCTCCTATTCTGGTGGATCTGTTGGAGAAATCACAGGTTTGTATGCGTATGTGCACATATACAGATGACTCTAGATTTAGGTTAAGCTAGCTATGCAGGGTTTCAGTTCTTCTTATCTTATAGTAGTTTCTTATTGATTATTGTATAATAATCTCCCACTTGTTGTCCATTAGTTAGTTGACATCCACAATATGCCCTGTGTCTCAGGTGAACATCTTCCACTGTGGCTGCGTAATAGTAGAGGTGAGAGACTACAGGCAGTCTGGAAATACCAAGATGCCAACCTACCAGAGCAGACACGTCCTGCTGCGTCCAACCATGCAGGTAAACCAGCAGAACAcgtgaaaaacaaaatacagtttgAGCAATCGTAAGATTTTTACATCGATTGAATGAAAAAGTATTGACCTACAGTTGACGTTTTAACATAAAATTTGCCTTGTAGACTCTGATCTGTGATGTCCACGCCATGACGAGTGACCATCACAAGTGGACACAGGTAAAGTTTGGTATTTACCATCTTAGTGAAAAACGCAAGACTAAATCTGACACTTCACTATCTTGATTTGTCCCTTTTCTGTCCCATTAATTCACCCACATCCTCATTTAACACAACCCAAACACCTGTATTTTACAGAGCACTGTATTTTTTCCTGCAAATTCAAATTATATTGAATGTTTAAgttagaaatattttttattcaagtaAAATGCATCTACAATGCCTTAGCTAACGCATATATTCTTGATCACAACAGTAGCAGTCCTGCCTTGTGTGTCTTGAGTCATTTTAGTATCAGCACATTGCGCAGGTGTTTTTTTGTAGCTGTTTTTatagtctgtttttcttttctttttcttttttttaggaTGATAAATTACAGCTGGAGAGTCAGTTGATTTTGGCCACAGCTGAACCTCTGTGCCTGGACCCTTCCATCTCTGTCACCTGCACAGCCAACCGCCTGCtctacaacaaacagaaaatgaacactCGCTCCATGAAACGGTACAGAACACACTCACGCACTCACAACAAAAGAATGCAcgtttctgaatgtttttttaaatggaagacATGAAAATTGAAAGCACTGTGattgcaaaaaagaaaatgtcaatgaATGAAGCAAAAGCCTTGAAAAGCATTTGAAGAGGCATACTTCTTGCTTGTTTGCACTGCAGGTGTTTCAAGAGGCACTCTCGAGCTGCACTGAACAGGCAGCAGGAACTGTCCCATCTGCCCATGCCACCGCAGCTTCGACTCTACGACTACctacagaggaggaaggagaggaaaccTGCTCCCGTCATAGACCTGAAGATCTCCAAGATCGGAAACGTAAGTAGACAAACTACCTGCAATATGACAAACATATCTACACTGGGTACATACTTGGATATGATGAGGTTGGCTGAggtttttttgaaatgtttcttcagCCATGTTTAAATGTATTCTAATTCCCCCAAGGGAGTCACTGGTGAACACAAGCTGGTGTTTCAGCACTACTACAGTATAGATCAGTGTATGTTGTCGTAGCGCACTCTCACTTGTTTTTGCTCATgcccctttttgtttttgtctgatcTCGTCCTGGCCTCTTGGCTTTCATCACTCGCAGTGTGTTGACATGTGGAAGCAGAGCAACTGCCAACTAACTGTACCGAAGGAAATTGATGTGAGTAGCTCAgcgttccttttttttttttttttttttttaacactgtcACTTAAGCATTTGAACCAACACCACTTAAAACCCACTCAGCTCACAGTCTGACAGTTAAGATGTGGGGCATACCGAAccctgatttgtttttgtgttttgctccaGGTGGAAAAGTACGCCGTGGTGGAGAAATCCCTGCAATTGGAGGACTCTCAGCCCACCACTGTGATCTGGCCTGCTGAGGTAAGTGTGACAACGGCAGCATTAATATTCTCTGAGGGTAGAGATCAATGATGGCTGCTTGCTGTCAGAAAATAAGCAGGGGGTGTGTGCGTGCAACCTGTAATGCTCTACTCCCTAAATTGACTTTGCTGACCCACTACACTCTGCAAAATTACCACAGCCTGTGTTCACACAAATGTATGAACACAGAAACGATATCTTCTAAAAGGCTGTACGGCCTTAAACGGATTCCTTTTCGATGATAAGTCATGAATACCGTTCAACTCGACCACAGAAGTGCAGTAAATGTGGAACATTTCTGAATTTCACACGTGCTTCTGCTATTATGGAAAAGTAGACCACACTGGACTGCAGTCAGAGCGTGTCGGGGGCATTGCTTCTGTCCATAAATGGTGCTGGACtctttttcacatcatttgAAAATACCTCATCTCTTATGAAAGTCAGTGAAGCGAGGGGTGATATATTCTCAGTTCTCGGCCCTGAAACAGGTGGTGCGAGGCACAGTGCAGGTCATGAGGCGAGGCTAATTTGCTAATGTGAACATTAATGTTTGtgacaacataacaaaaaataGTCCACCTTTGTTTTTGCGGTTGGAATTTACCCGTGCCATTTTATCTTGCGCGTCATACAAacctttttttcattaaattgcATTCGTTTACACAGGAAGTTGTAGACGACTACACGCTTGAGTGTGAGGTGGGGGGCCAAGCGCAGAGGACCAAGGTGTCTATCTTCCAGTCGATGGGCGATCCACTGGTGTATGGGAAGATCTACTGTGCTAAAGAACCCAAAGCAGAGGAGGACAGCACAGACTTAAAGCTCATACATCCCCCGTAAGCACAAGTCTGCGAGACAAATTCAGTATACACGAGTGAATTTGAAATGCCgctcatcttcatctcttttGTTTCATTCGCAGCTTCCTCATAGGCTCGAAGACAGACGCAGACCGGTGAGTCAccgtgttttcttttgttgagAAGCTAATCCTGTCAGATACAGTTTCCAGAGATATACTGTCAGAGAGCATGGTATAAAATTTAGCATAATGTCTGTTTCATAGGTTTCTTACTCAGTACAAAGGGGTGTATGAGAGGGATATGAAGTGTGTCGTCAAGATGACCCATAACTCAGTCAACGTGGGACAGGGGCCTCCCTCCCCCAGCAAAGATGAGGTAAATACTTTCTCACTTGGATGTAGGAAATGTTCAAGGTTGCTTGGGGTTTGTAACTCAAACAGAAAGTTACTGTTGTGTTACTTTTTGTGATTCGCTGTGGCTGACGAGCTGGTTTGAATGTCATCTGCAGGGTG
Coding sequences within:
- the supt20 gene encoding transcription factor SPT20 homolog isoform X1, whose translation is MQQVLEYALDRAEYIVESARQRPAKRRISSGGRKSLYQKLYELYIEECEKEPELKNLRRNVNLLEKLVSQESVSCLVVNLYPGNEGYSLMLRGKNGSDSETIRLPYEEGELLEYLDAEELPPILVDLLEKSQVNIFHCGCVIVEVRDYRQSGNTKMPTYQSRHVLLRPTMQTLICDVHAMTSDHHKWTQDDKLQLESQLILATAEPLCLDPSISVTCTANRLLYNKQKMNTRSMKRCFKRHSRAALNRQQELSHLPMPPQLRLYDYLQRRKERKPAPVIDLKISKIGNCVDMWKQSNCQLTVPKEIDVEKYAVVEKSLQLEDSQPTTVIWPAEEVVDDYTLECEVGGQAQRTKVSIFQSMGDPLVYGKIYCAKEPKAEEDSTDLKLIHPPFLIGSKTDADRFLTQYKGVYERDMKCVVKMTHNSVNVGQGPPSPSKDEGDGISPLVQTSVLGKGVKHRPPPIKLPSGSGSSSSGNPYSSQTTSGLLKCPTPPPAKSQSLNRKHSMELGQVGLLSPASLSPMGSTQRSGTPKPSTPTPTNTPCSTPHPTDSLAAPLSVTPTPSDPPMVQSQSQPALLTPFPQQQLALSQPLPVMTIPLPTMGTSITTGTTSSQVMANAAGLNFINVVSSVCSPQTLMSGSNPMLGPGLNLSGILPPGGLMPTMQSAAQTGSHFGLNSSTGLRPLNLLQLPTGPLIFNSLQQQQLSQFSPQQSQSATSSPQQQGETGDQGSDQSIGNQQTAVINLGVGGFMSPQAAVLSQLGCGLDGSGPPLPSPRLQQQHQPQIQLQFLQHQMQQQQMAMGAAAPQGGAPRQHTASQPRSKRKRSTPQPLPKS
- the supt20 gene encoding transcription factor SPT20 homolog isoform X2 translates to MQQVLEYALDRAEYIVESARQRPAKRRISSGGRKSLYQKLYELYIEECEKEPELKNLRRNVNLLEKLVSQESVSCLVVNLYPGNEGYSLMLRGKNGSDSETIRLPYEEGELLEYLDAEELPPILVDLLEKSQVNIFHCGCVIVEVRDYRQSGNTKMPTYQSRHVLLRPTMQTLICDVHAMTSDHHKWTQDDKLQLESQLILATAEPLCLDPSISVTCTANRLLYNKQKMNTRSMKRCFKRHSRAALNRQQELSHLPMPPQLRLYDYLQRRKERKPAPVIDLKISKIGNCVDMWKQSNCQLTVPKEIDVEKYAVVEKSLQLEDSQPTTVIWPAEEVVDDYTLECEVGGQAQRTKVSIFQSMGDPLVYGKIYCAKEPKAEEDSTDLKLIHPPFLIGSKTDADRFLTQYKGVYERDMKCVVKMTHNSVNVGQGPPSPSKDEGDGISPLVQTSVLGKGVKHRPPPIKLPSGSGSSSSGNPYSSQTTSGLLKCPTPPPAKSQSLNRKHSMELGQVGLLSPASLSPMGSTQRSGTPKPSTPTPTNTPCSTPHPTDSLAAPLSVTPTPSDPPMVQSQSQPALLTPFPQQQLALSQPLPVMTIPLPTMGTSITTGTTSSQVMANAAGLNFINVVSSVCSPQTLMSGSNPMLGPGLNLSGILPPGGLMPTMQSAAQTGSHFGLNSSTGLRPLNLLQLPTGPLIFNSLQQQQLSQFSPQQSQSATSSPQQQGETGDQGSDQSIGNQQTAVINLGVGGFMSPQAAVAILAAPNAAAANGYGSSSSSGGSTTATYRQPTKK